One Misgurnus anguillicaudatus chromosome 20, ASM2758022v2, whole genome shotgun sequence DNA segment encodes these proteins:
- the col8a2 gene encoding collagen alpha-2(VIII) chain, giving the protein MTMLALLCVLLTLGKHALGGGYAPMPQMKYMQPMMKGPVGPPFREGKGQYLDFPPMMDVKGEPGPQGKPGPRGPPGPPGLPGKPGLGKPGLNGQPGPQGPSGFPGIGKPGLPGLPGKIGPKGPPGLNGEGGLRGEPGPRGLPGQPGPPGPAGLSLNGKPGLPGTRGPPGSRGEPGPKGFNGSPGERGPQGENGNGKPGLPGPRGPNGLPGPPGAPGVPGLGKPGIDGLPGQPGPKGDKGLPGEQGVPGEAGLPGLQGQPGQPGLGKPGNDGVPGSPGSLGPKGEPGTRGQPGFPGPPGYGKQGLAGQKGDRGLAGLPGAPGDKGEPGLEGIPGGVGPAGQQGPPGPQGPMGLPGKHGIPGPKGELGPQGPPGLPGLRGDQGPSGLAGKPGLAGDKGLPGLNGAAGKPGPKGEPGHIGLPGNPGLIGGPGPKGENGFPGPPGPRGTSGIPGLPGPTGHMGPQGVPGLKGELGPPGPQGIGKPGDKGLPGPQGPPGKPGSPGLNGVQGPPGPPGPPGPPGQSNGQETAVQGPSIEGGTIPGGEKPQFGQAVLSASVAPAFTAILTKPFPPSGMPIKFDRILHNGQNAYNPATGIFTSPIPGIYYFAYHVHVKGTSLWVALYKNNVPATYTYDEYKKGYMDQASGSAVLELKENDQVWLQMPSDQANGLYSTEYIHSSFSGFLLCPT; this is encoded by the coding sequence ACTTTCCACCAATGATGGATGTAAAAGGGGAGCCAGGTCCTCAAGGGAAACCAGGGCCAAGGGGACCACCTGGGCCTCCTGGATTACCAGGGAAACCCGGATTAGGAAAACCTGGTCTAAATGGTCAGCCAGGTCCACAAGGGCCATCAGGATTCCCTGGAATCGGAAAGCCTGGCCTACCAGGTTTACCAGGAAAAATAGGGCCTAAAGGACCACCAGGACTCAATGGGGAGGGTGGTCTTCGTGGAGAGCCAGGTCCACGAGGACTGCCAGGTCAGCCAGGCCCGCCTGGGCCTGCAGGTCTGTCATTGAATGGGAAACCAGGGTTACCTGGGACAAGAGGCCCACCCGGTTCAAGAGGTGAACCAGGACCTAAAGGATTCAATGGTAGTCCTGGAGAACGAGGGCCACAAGGCGAAAATGGCAATGGCAAGCCTGGTCTGCCTGGTCCCAGGGGGCCCAATGGCCTTCCGGGACCTCCAGGAGCTCCTGGTGTCCCTGGGTTGGGTAAACCAGGGATTGATGGGTTACCCGGACAACCTGGGCCAAAGGGAGATAAAGGACTTCCAGGGGAACAAGGTGTCCCTGGAGAGGCTGGTCTTCCTGGACTTCAAGGACAGCCTGGGCAACCTGGCTTAGGAAAGCCTGGGAATGATGGTGTACCAGGTAGTCCAGGCTCATTGGGGCCAAAAGGTGAACCCGGCACTAGAGGACAACCCGGGTTTCCTGGACCTCCTGGCTATGGTAAACAAGGGCTTGCTGGACAAAAAGGTGACAGAGGTCTTGCTGGATTACCAGGAGCACCTGGTGACAAAGGTGAACCTGGATTGGAGGGCATACCAGGAGGTGTGGGGCCAGCTGGACAGCAAGGGCCTCCAGGTCCACAAGGCCCTATGGGTCTTCCAGGAAAACATGGCATACCTGGTCCAAAGGGTGAGCTTGGCCCACAAGGGCCCCCAGGCTTGCCAGGACTCAGAGGAGATCAGGGTCCCAGTGGGCTAGCAGGGAAACCAGGCCTAGCAGGGGACAAGGGCCTTCCTGGTCTCAATGGAGCCGCAGGAAAGCCAGGGCCTAAAGGTGAACCAGGTCACATTGGTTTGCCAGGTAATCCTGGTTTGATTGGAGGACCAGGTCCAAAAGGTGAGAATGGATTCCCAGGACCCCCTGGGCCACGTGGTACATCAGGAATTCCTGGTCTTCCAGGCCCAACTGGTCACATGGGACCACAAGGTGTTCCAGGGTTGAAAGGTGAACTAGGTCCACCAGGGCCCCAAGGAATTGGAAAACCTGGAGACAAGGGGTTGCCTGGTCCACAAGGACCTCCAGGAAAACCTGGCTCTCCTGGACTTAATGGTGTGCAGGGCCCTCCAGGTCCACCTGGACCTCCTGGGCCCCCTGGCCAATCTAATGGTCAGGAGACAGCAGTTCAAGGGCCAAGTATTGAAGGTGGAACCATTCCAGGTGGTGAGAAACCACAGTTTGGTCAAGCTGTGCTCTCCGCCAGTGTGGCTCCTGCTTTTACAGCCATTCTGACTAAACCATTTCCACCATCTGGAATGCCCATCAAATTTGACAGAATTCTCCACAATGGGCAAAACGCTTACAACCCTGCCACTGGCATCTTCACAAGCCCAATTCCTGGAATCTACTATTTTGCTTATCATGTACATGTAAAGGGAACCAGCCTGTGGGTGGCACTGTACAAAAACAATGTGCCAGCCACATACACCTATGATGAATACAAGAAGGGCTATATGGACCAGGCATCAGGTAGTGCAGTACTGGAGCTGAAAGAAAATGACCAGGTTTGGTTGCAGATGCCCTCTGACCAAGCAAATGGCCTCTACTCCACTGAGTACATCCATTCGTCCTTCTCAGGGTTTCTCCTGTGCCCCACATAA